The following proteins are encoded in a genomic region of Comamonas resistens:
- a CDS encoding chorismate mutase yields the protein MSQAIDLVQHCTTMEDVRRNVNALDDVLVPLLVTRIGYMQQAARIKGDASQVRDEARIEAIVSRVRERTAQEGGKPDVMETVYRALMEACIDYEHQEFARLREPRKSGE from the coding sequence ATGAGCCAAGCCATTGATCTGGTGCAGCACTGCACCACCATGGAAGATGTGCGCCGCAATGTGAATGCGCTCGACGATGTGCTGGTGCCGCTGCTGGTCACCCGTATCGGCTATATGCAGCAGGCAGCGCGCATCAAGGGTGATGCGAGCCAGGTGCGCGATGAGGCGCGCATCGAAGCCATCGTCAGCCGCGTGCGTGAGCGCACGGCGCAGGAGGGCGGCAAGCCCGATGTGATGGAGACCGTCTATCGTGCGCTGATGGAAGCCTGCATCGACTACGAACACCAGGAATTTGCGCGTCTGCGTGAACCCAGGAAATCAGGGGAGTAA
- a CDS encoding tyrosine-type recombinase/integrase — protein MAVTALNLLSARKVETAQPKPKVYQLRDGGSLFLRIQPNGSKLWWYRYRLGGAEQVYSIGMYPKITLEAARAERDRAKALVRKGLDPIVEKKAAIALQADTYERTFETVAREWVVSNAHWGDYYTSQVTGYLEKDVFPRIGKLPISTIRAPHLRPIIKDVAARGAKTVAILIRQWCGQIFSYAAAQGICEFDPASLLKGLVKRPQVRHNPPLTWTEIPDFLNRVDNEGGYRTTVLALKLMALTYVRTVELRKASWEEFDLDNAMWSIPAERMKMRRPHMVPLSRQTVVALRELHTLTGGGRVLFPSYRKPGQVMSATTLNQSLKRMGYGGRFSSHGFRSTATTILGLLGYPEKRVDLQLAHSKKNKDSSRAPYDHTKFVESRKVIMQDWADILEALQEGKSVEEVTRTFGPMSKRRTALLRVIERE, from the coding sequence ATGGCGGTCACTGCACTCAATCTGCTCTCGGCGCGCAAAGTGGAAACGGCGCAGCCCAAGCCCAAGGTTTACCAACTGCGGGACGGCGGTAGTCTTTTTTTACGCATTCAGCCCAATGGCTCCAAGCTCTGGTGGTACCGCTACCGGCTGGGCGGTGCTGAACAGGTTTACTCGATCGGGATGTACCCAAAGATCACGTTGGAGGCGGCCCGTGCTGAACGTGATCGGGCAAAGGCGCTGGTCAGGAAAGGGCTTGATCCCATCGTAGAGAAAAAGGCTGCGATCGCGCTCCAGGCCGACACATATGAACGCACGTTCGAGACCGTCGCTCGGGAGTGGGTCGTCAGCAACGCCCACTGGGGTGATTACTACACCAGCCAGGTGACCGGCTATCTTGAAAAGGACGTCTTTCCTCGGATCGGCAAGCTGCCAATCAGCACCATCAGGGCTCCCCATCTTCGTCCCATCATCAAGGATGTAGCCGCTCGTGGCGCGAAGACTGTGGCGATCCTCATACGCCAGTGGTGTGGCCAGATTTTCAGCTATGCGGCGGCGCAAGGTATCTGCGAGTTTGATCCCGCCTCGTTGCTCAAGGGGCTGGTCAAGCGACCGCAAGTCCGGCACAACCCACCCCTGACATGGACAGAGATACCGGATTTTCTGAATCGAGTGGACAACGAAGGAGGATACCGAACAACGGTGCTCGCCCTCAAGCTGATGGCTTTGACCTATGTGCGGACGGTCGAGCTGCGCAAGGCATCGTGGGAAGAGTTCGATTTGGACAACGCCATGTGGTCGATTCCTGCCGAGCGTATGAAGATGCGTAGACCTCATATGGTTCCGTTGTCGCGGCAGACGGTGGTTGCTCTTCGGGAACTTCATACGCTGACGGGCGGAGGGAGGGTGCTGTTCCCGAGCTACAGAAAGCCGGGCCAGGTGATGTCGGCAACGACGCTCAACCAATCGCTCAAGCGTATGGGCTATGGCGGGCGGTTCTCATCCCATGGTTTTCGTTCGACCGCCACGACGATCCTTGGATTGCTAGGCTATCCAGAGAAACGTGTTGATCTCCAACTTGCTCACTCCAAGAAGAACAAGGATTCTTCGCGAGCACCCTACGATCACACGAAGTTTGTGGAGTCGCGCAAGGTGATCATGCAGGACTGGGCTGACATCCTAGAGGCGTTACAGGAGGGGAAAAGTGTGGAAGAGGTTACGAGAACGTTCGGCCCCATGTCGAAGCGCAGGACTGCGCTGCTCCGCGTTATCGAGCGCGAATGA
- a CDS encoding chalcone isomerase family protein, whose protein sequence is MPSLRWPQALLLTAALAGFATHAQERPIEPIKLHGVSYAPSLQLQGQALQLNGAGTRYKAVFKVYTAGLYLEKPARSLQEIAALPGPKRISVTMLRDIDSAELGKLFSRGMEDNMERSAFSKLIPGVMRMSDIFTQHKKLLTGETFTVDWMPGQGTLVTVKGQAQGDAFKEPEFFNALLGIWLGPKPADQQLKKALLGEAG, encoded by the coding sequence ATGCCCAGCTTACGTTGGCCACAGGCTTTGCTGCTGACAGCTGCGCTTGCCGGCTTCGCCACTCACGCCCAGGAGCGCCCGATTGAACCCATCAAGCTGCATGGTGTGAGCTACGCGCCCAGCTTGCAGTTGCAAGGTCAGGCCCTGCAGCTCAACGGCGCAGGCACACGCTACAAGGCCGTGTTCAAGGTCTACACCGCCGGCCTGTACCTGGAAAAGCCGGCACGCAGCCTGCAGGAAATTGCCGCCCTGCCCGGCCCCAAGCGCATCAGCGTGACCATGCTGCGCGACATCGACTCGGCCGAGCTGGGCAAGCTGTTCTCGCGTGGCATGGAGGACAACATGGAGCGCTCGGCTTTTTCCAAGTTGATACCGGGCGTGATGCGCATGAGCGACATCTTCACCCAGCACAAAAAACTGCTGACGGGCGAGACCTTCACCGTGGATTGGATGCCCGGTCAGGGCACACTGGTCACCGTCAAAGGACAAGCCCAGGGCGATGCATTCAAGGAACCAGAGTTCTTCAACGCACTGCTGGGCATCTGGCTGGGGCCCAAGCCGGCCGACCAGCAGCTGAAAAAAGCACTGCTGGGAGAGGCTGGCTGA
- the trpE gene encoding anthranilate synthase component I produces MITELEFKSLAAQGYNRIPLLSEAFADLETPLSLYLKLAHASGDGKYSFLLESVVGGERFGRYSFIGLPARSFVRASGFGDQARTEVVTDGQVVETASGNPLDFIAAYQKRFKVAITPGMPRFCGGLAGYFGYDAVRYIEKKLEHSCPPDSLGTPDIMLLQCEEVAVIDNLSGKLYLIVYANPGEAEAYTRAKKRLRQLKDQLRYSVSAPQIRAGESYPAERSFDKQDYLDAVQKAKELIAAGDFMQVQVGQRIHKRFTASPLSLYRALRSLNPSPYMYFYHFGDFHVVGASPEILVRQESTPDGEKVTIRPLAGTRPRGNTPETDKATEKELVADPKERAEHVMLIDLARNDIGRIAKTGSVKVTEAFAVERYSHVMHIVSNVEGILQDGMENMDVFKATFPAGTLTGAPKVHAMEIIDQLEPTKRGIYGGACGYLSFAGDMDLAIAIRTGVIKDNMLYVQAAAGVVADSVPELEWRETEHKARALLRAAELVEEGLE; encoded by the coding sequence GTGATCACGGAACTGGAATTCAAATCTCTTGCGGCCCAAGGCTATAACCGCATCCCTTTGTTGAGCGAGGCTTTTGCCGACCTCGAAACCCCGCTTTCCCTCTACCTCAAGCTGGCCCATGCGAGTGGTGACGGCAAGTACAGCTTCCTGCTGGAGTCTGTGGTGGGTGGTGAACGATTCGGCCGCTACAGCTTCATCGGTCTGCCGGCCCGCAGTTTTGTGCGTGCGTCGGGCTTCGGTGACCAGGCAAGGACCGAGGTCGTGACCGATGGCCAGGTGGTCGAGACCGCCAGCGGCAATCCGCTGGACTTCATCGCCGCCTATCAAAAGCGCTTCAAGGTGGCGATTACGCCGGGCATGCCGCGCTTTTGCGGCGGTCTGGCCGGCTATTTCGGCTATGACGCCGTGCGCTATATCGAGAAAAAGCTCGAGCACAGCTGCCCTCCCGATTCGCTGGGCACGCCCGACATCATGCTGCTGCAGTGTGAAGAGGTCGCCGTCATCGACAACCTCTCGGGCAAGCTCTACCTCATCGTCTATGCCAACCCCGGCGAGGCCGAGGCCTATACCCGTGCCAAGAAACGGCTGCGTCAGCTCAAGGACCAGTTGCGCTACTCGGTCAGCGCGCCGCAGATTCGCGCTGGCGAAAGCTATCCGGCAGAGCGCAGCTTTGACAAGCAGGACTATCTGGACGCCGTGCAAAAGGCCAAGGAGCTGATCGCCGCGGGCGACTTCATGCAGGTGCAGGTGGGCCAGCGCATTCACAAGCGCTTTACCGCTTCGCCGCTGTCGCTGTACCGCGCGCTGCGCTCGCTGAACCCCAGCCCTTATATGTACTTCTACCATTTCGGTGACTTCCATGTGGTGGGAGCCAGCCCCGAGATTCTGGTGCGCCAGGAAAGCACACCGGACGGCGAGAAGGTGACGATTCGCCCGCTGGCAGGTACCCGCCCGCGCGGCAACACGCCCGAGACCGACAAGGCTACGGAAAAGGAGCTGGTGGCCGACCCCAAGGAGCGCGCCGAGCATGTGATGCTGATCGACCTGGCGCGCAACGATATCGGGCGCATTGCCAAGACCGGTAGCGTGAAGGTGACCGAAGCCTTTGCCGTGGAGCGCTACAGCCATGTCATGCATATCGTGAGCAATGTGGAAGGCATCTTGCAGGATGGCATGGAGAACATGGATGTGTTCAAGGCCACCTTCCCCGCCGGCACGCTGACGGGCGCACCCAAGGTGCATGCCATGGAGATCATCGACCAGCTAGAGCCCACCAAGCGCGGCATCTACGGCGGCGCCTGCGGTTATCTGAGCTTTGCCGGTGATATGGATCTGGCGATTGCCATTCGCACCGGCGTCATCAAGGACAACATGCTTTATGTGCAGGCCGCTGCCGGCGTGGTGGCCGATTCCGTGCCCGAGCTGGAATGGAGAGAGACCGAGCACAAGGCCCGCGCCCTGCTGCGCGCCGCAGAACTGGTTGAGGAAGGTCTGGAATGA